The genomic segment GATTGCAGAACTTAGCTATGGCAGTGAGGGCAGTACTGGCCTCAAAGCAGAGTGCTGGCCTTGCCTGCCATCTAATGAGGCCCAGGTAGCATGACTGGCCACGTTGTGGTCACTGGTGGGACAATTTCCCGGAATAATGTCACCCACACCCTAGTGGGACTGTGTAGTTCAGGGCCTACTGAGCCTCCTTGACTAGCTGAGGCCAAGGACCGAGGAACCATATTACTTCTAAGCTCTTTTGAAGCTTAGCCTTTCTGAGTTGGGTGTTCTTTGGGTACCAATTGTAGCTCCTTTTGAAACAGTTCTTCTGTTCCTACCTTCTGTTGACTGAACAGGTGGCTGGGCGACTTAGAGAGCACCATGCTCTTAACCAGCCACCAGTCACAAGGCCAGCTGGGGGACACGCACACAGACTCCTCTCACACCCTGAGGCTGTAGGGCCCCTAACAGAGAGGCTGGCAGGATAGAGCTAGTAGTGTAGAGCCAAAAACACCTAGATTTAAATCCTGAGATTAAATCCTAGATTTAAATCCACTTATAAATACTGTGACTATGGGTAGGTCTCTTAACTTTCTACACCATAGTCTctccagctgtaaaatggggataatatgtCTGCCTCACAGGTAAGGATTCAAAGGTCTGTGTATCTAAATCTCACTGCCTGGTGCATTGAAGGTCCTGGAGGTCGGAGCAAttataaagagagagagacagggctCAAGCAGGCCTGGCATCTAATTGGGAAGGGCCAGCAATGCCCAGGCTCCCAGGTGGAGGCACGGCAAGGAACACGGGTCAGGCTGTCAGGGAGGAGGGATGGAGGGGCCCCCTCCGAGGCAGGTTGTCACGAGGTGGAGGCCCCTGGGCCCCCGTGACCGTGATCGCAGGGTGTCACTGACGGGACAGTGTGAAGCCCTGGCGGGGGGAGGGGGCAGTGTCTGGCAAAGCACCCCTGATGCcatcctctcccctctctccccagatCTACCTGTCCTGGAAGAGCGGGCCTGGAGAAGTGAAACATTGGAAGGACATGATTGCCCGGCCCCGGCAGCCTGTGGCCCAGTGGCACCAGCTGAAGGCCTGAGTGGGGCCAAGGGAGGCCCAGGGGACCGAGGGCTCTGGTCCCCATCATGCCCTCCCCACTTTATGCACAGGCCCAGCCTGGCTCCTCTGCCATGGTGAGGGAGGGCCCTGAGGGCTAGACCAGGGAGGGGTCCCAGGAACCCATTGGGCCCCATTTCTAGGAAGCACCAACCCCATCCCCCAACAGTCCAGCTCTGGGGGAGGGGCTCTGGGAGCCATTTTCCTGCTTTGTCCCTTTCCTTCCTGACTTGCTGATACTAAAGAAGTGGAGGGAGAGTGTAAGGGCCAGACAGGCAGACGGGCAGACCCCTCCAGAGGCCCGCCAGGTGGGCACAGTCCCCCGTTTTCTTTATGGTGGTGCCTGGAGTGGAgagatgctgctcccctcacagTCCCCATGTGGGCCCAGGAGAGGGGAGACCAAGGCGTTTGGCCTCGGCCTGGTCAGGAGAGGCCTGTCCCAGGACAGTTTCAGGTGCCGGCTGGGCCCTGAATGCTGAGGATAGTATATAGCCCGCTCCAAGGTCCTGGAGCCACAGCCCTGTGTACTTGTGTTGTGTCCactgtgtgcgtgcgtgtgcatgtgtgtacggGGATGGGGTGCTCATCCCCCTGGGGTCAGCAGTGCTGAGGATTATGCGGAGGGCACAGAGTTTCGTGAATGAGGCAGGGCAGTAGGCTGGGAGCGGAGAGGCATGTGAGGAGTGGGGCAGGAAAGAGGGGCAGATGCCGTAGCTGGGCTAAGAACCAGGGgcctcctgccccccacctcctccccacccccaccgtgCTCCCCTCTGCTCAGAGTTATCCAGAAGCTGCTTGCCAGCGCCTTCATCTCTTGAACATCATTTCACAACTGTTAGGCTCCTACTGAATGCATCACGTTCTATCAGGACTCACCTCCTTTCTTTCTCAGGGGGTCCCAAGCCCCCACTAGCTCTCTTCCCTAACACCCTCATCCAGAGACAGTCTCAGCCTTCCCAGATCTCATAAACCAGTCAAGCCAGCAACGTCCTCCATGCCTTccagcctccttccctccttATCATCGCCCCATCCGTGCAGACCCCCCCACACTGCACTCACCACCCCTCCATCCCCCATGCTCACAGGCCCTCCCTCCAGTTCCCTGTCTGGGTCTCCAGTCCTCTCCAGGACGGTCTTCTCACCTTTCCCACCGCTTATGGTCCCTCAGAGCAGTTCCTGCCCCTCTCGGTTTAGGTTAGAAAGCAGGGAAAATTACAGGATTCTGTGGGTTTGAGGTTGCCCCACACAAAGAAGCTATggtttctctgcctcagctgctGCAGAGACTCCAACTGTCTTCCCTTAGAGACAGAATATTTCAGTATGAGCCCTGCTTAAGCCTGATCATCCCCAGGTGGGTCCTGGTATTGATACAAGACAGCTGGTGAGTGACAGCCTGGAATCCAGTGGTCCGTGAGCTTGGGCCTGACATTCCGACACACACCGCCAGGTGGCGCCAGGACACCACAGTCTGTGGCCGGGGGTCTGGGACGGCGGTTCTACCCCCAGATGGGACGGGCACTTCAGGAAAGGAGACTGGACAGGGTCCCCGCTTAGAGAGCACGGCAAAAGTATAAGCATTTGAGAACCATTTTCCTTCAGTAAGCTTCCCCTGAGCTGAGCATTCTGCTCTATGCAGGAGATGGGTCACGTTTTTGCTCATATCAAATTTTCTTACATTGAATCTcacgcccccgcccccgcccccacccccaggacctgGAGGAATACCAAAGCAGGTGAATCATTTTGTAGACTGAAGAGTGCTCACGTAAAGCAGTCACCCACATCCCTTGTAAATCCCAATTTTTCCATATTGTAACTTGACTTAAAACGGGGGTCTGCCCCAACTGCCCCGTCCTTATTGGGCGGTCCGGGGACCAGCCCCCAGCGGGGACAGGAGGGCAGCGACTCTGGAGCCTGCGTGGAATCGAAGACAGTGCTGTCAGAAGCCTTGAGAGGCGGAGGCGATCTGTCACTTAGGATCCTGCGCCCCTCCACCCCGCGGGGCGACCACCTCGCCAGGCCTGCTAGCTTGCTGTGGAGCCCCTGGGGAACTGAACCAAAGCGCACTGAGTGGGCGGGGCTACTGCGTCCCCTTTTCCGAGCCCCGCCCGCGGAGCTCTTGGCCATTCATATGCAGACAGCACCTCTGGGCGGAGTCTGTTCCCAATCTGACCCTACCCAGGCACCTTGGTGAGCCCGGCCTGGGGTTCCCCAGCACCAAGACGCGCAAGCTGGGACGTTGGGGACGGGCGAGAAGCGGTGGGCCGAGGGCCGGGTGGCTAGCACTGAGGAGGTGGGTGGTATGGGGTGAGGGCGGGGACGGTCTAGGATACAGGAGAACAGGGAAGGGGGGAACTTAAGGGTGGGAGCAGGGCACCTGGAGCCCTGCCACCGTCTCAGGACTTCGGGCAAATCACCCACACTCccggggcctcagtttccctatctgtaaattGATGGTAACAATACTTCACCTACCTCATCAGGGAGGTTGTGAGGCCACTTTCACCTGACCTGGGGGTGCTACCCTGAGCAAAGTATTATCCCACTGTAGCCTGAAAACACGCCCATCTGCCCCTCCCATTGCACAGCCTCCAGGGATGGCTGAGGCTGGCCTGGGCCCATCTATCTCTTCTCCACTGTGTCCCAGGTTCCTCCATGAGCGTCACCTGCCATCTTTGTGGGCGCCCTAGACTTAGTCCTTATTTTGTTCTAGTATCCTTTCTTGTGACCATCTCTCCATGTAACTGCTGTACAAATTCCACCTGCCCCAGGACCCCCAAacctgccccacctgccctggtgCCACTTGCCAGGGAAGGGACAAGGAAAACAGCCACATAAAAAGCCAAGGGAGGCCCCCAGAGCCCCCAGTCCAGCTGGGGCCCTAGGAGTGGGGCTGGTGGCCGCTGTCTGTATTGTGTTTGAGTTCTTGAGTAcacttgttttataaaaaaagaaaacccactttcacacacacatacaaaaaaaaaaatgcaatgaagaCAAATGcagaaaagctgaagaaaaaaaaggaaaaagaaccatACAAAATTTTTCCACCACATGCACCCTCTAAGCCAGCAAGATTTCCTCTTTGCAAAATCATATTTTTGTGGGAATGGGCCCTGCTTTTTGTGGCAAGGCCTGTTCTGATTAATAAAGGATCGTGAAAAAGTAGGGCCTTGGCTGTTTCCTCTGTGGGTCCCGGCCCTCCCTCACTAACCAGGGGAAGAGGTAGTGGGatgaggtgggtggggagcctGGGGCTGAGTGTCCCCTAGTCGCTGTTAGGATCTGGCTTCACTGGTGGTGAGGCCCTCCCAAGCTCCCAGCCCATCCTCACATCTAGAATATAAACCCACCAGTTGCCTCAAAGCAGGGGAGCAACACCTCCTCCCAGATCAGGCCTGAAGCAAGGCTTGCTGGGAGTAGAGTCTCCTTGAGTCCTGAAGGGGTGCTTCTCTAGGCCCACCCAGGCCGACATTCCCTCCTTCAGTTCCCAGGGGACTCCCATTACCCTCTAAGGCAGGTCAGAGGAACCAAAGAGGGAccctccaccctcccaccacCTCCTGAACTCTGGCCGGGCCACTGTGGTTTCAGGCCAGGATTTCCTTGCTGCTCCCTACAGAGATAAGGAAAGAACTCAGTATCTGTTGGCTGGACCTGTGGCTTCTCTCCACCTTTCTCTGGTTTCCTCTTTAGGATTGGAGAAGTCTCTCCAACTCTAAAGGGCCATGGCCAGTCCCAGCCTGAGAGAACTGAGCCCCTGTGTCTTCTCACTCAGTTACTGTGCCTCTGACAAGCTACTTCCTCCCTCCCGGTCTGTTTCATTGGTCCGCCAAAGAGCAATACCATCCcagcccctctctgccctctcatACAACAGCCTGCAAAGCTGAGGTCTGGCTGCTCTCAGAGTGCCGCAGAAGGAAGGTGCTACATCTGTCACAGGCACGGAAGGAATGAGCCGACCCCCTCGTGGTCACGTGGCCCCCACTCTGGAGTGCAGGGGCCACCGTGCTCCTGCTCCCAGCTCCTGGATGGGCAGCTGCTTCCTCACCTGCGCTAGTACCCCCACCTGaagctgcctgccctgcccctttctgCCCCATCAATTTCTCAAAACCTGCCTAAGTGTCCTATGAAAAGGCTTTTGGCTTCTGAGCTCTGTTCCAGAGATTGGAGGGGGCCCTCAGGTCAGGTAAGTAGCCTCAAAAGCACCCCTTACCAGAACTTCTGTGCAGGCTCTTTCTGGGAAAACAGCTCTGGAAAACTGGGCCTGAAAGCAGGGACAGCTTGGCCCGACAGGTGGCATCCCCTTGTCATGGGTTCCGGTCTCCTCCTGAACttgtcacctcctctgcctttgctTCCTTGGGTCTGTCTGTCCATGCCTGCATCAAGAGATTCGCCCAGCCCTCCGTGTGCTGAGACGGCTGTCCTCTGGTGTTTTTTTCCTACAAGTTCCTGCTGGATTTCCCTGCTTTCTGTAAAGCCATCCTGGGCTACATCCcactttcctctccttcccccaccaaGTCAGCCAGAAGGGCAGCACTTAAGCACGCTGTATGCCCCAGCCCGGGGCTCCCCTCACCCTCTGTGTCCCTTGAAGATGCCTCCTCCCTGTGTTTGtgtcctgtgtgtatgtgttgtctCGTTTAGATTGTGAGCCCCCTGGGCAGGGATCCCTGTCTGAATATGTGTTCTATGTGGCACACCCAGGTGTGCTAATAAATGTCCATCCTCAGAACAAGAGTGCGCAGGTGTCTTAAGGAAGTTTTGGGTCAGAGGGCTGAGCAAGCCCATGTGGTGGCACCGGAAGCAGGGAGGTGCTTCTGGGCAGGATCTCCAGTTCCCAAGTCCTGAGGGTGGGCAGGAAGAGGGGAATGGCAGTAACAAAGCTAGGAAAAGACCCAGCTCCCAATGCCACCCTCATCTCTGCTGCTCTGCCATCCAGGAGGCCCCAGAGGGCAGGAAGAGCAGGCTACAGTTCCCACCCATTCCGCACCTAGACCTGCCAGCCCAGGACGGAGCGGATCTCCCATGGTGTGGATCCGACACAGGTTAGGAGGCCTAAGACCCATTTATGGGCAAGTGTCTTCCCTGCGCCTGTCCCTTGCCCTGCCATCACCTCTGCTCATTTGTTctcacagtccccactgcctgccttcctgctctGATCGCTGACTTTCTTGGCTCTGCCCTGCATCCCTGGCACAAACAGCTATTCCAGAGCTTTCCTGCCCTGTTTCCTCAGACTCAGTGGCCTGCCCACTGCTGACTGCCCTGAGGATAACGTGGGGGGAAGAGAGACATGGCAAGTGGTTCATGTCACAAGTGCCCCTCCAAAATTTATCTCCCCTTCTCCCTGTTCCCCCGAGGCCCATTGAGAAGTCACAGGTGTTAGGAGGGGGCAGGCTAGGACTCCCCGTGCTGTACTATCTCCATCACCAAGGGGAGCCGACGCCCGGTTGTCCCTAGCAACAGCCCCCTTCTTACCCTGGTGTCCCCCTCTCTACATGGAGGCAGAGACCCTCAATAGTGCTCTCAAGCCTGGCATTAACACCTGCTTTAACCAAACTTTAGCTTCCCAGGAGGAACTGGCTCCTGATGGTGGGGTGAGCAGCAAAGCCAGAGACCAGGCCCTGAcaaatttctcttctctttccctgggGAAAAGCAGCCTCCGCAGCCCTGCTTGTCTGGTGAACAACCATGGAGAAAGATGCCATTTTGACAGCAAAAGGCAGGGCCCTGTGTGCTCTGGGATGGCCTTGGGGGACTCATCGCAGGCCTTTGCCCCCACCTAGAGTTCCCAAGCAAGTGCAGCAGGGGAAGAGGTACAGGGAGACAGACCAGAGAGAGTCAGGGAATCTGAGCTCCTAGTGCCAGCAGTTATTCCAGGGTGACTGTGGCTCCACCTGCACCCTAACCTCCCTGTCTTAAGATTTGCACAAAGGGAAGGTAGACAAACCCCAGGTTATGTGCAAGACTGAAATGTGTCATCATATCTAAATAAACACAATTCATTGTgtgagatggagaaactgaggccagggtggGGATGCGGGGGGTGGGCaggacttgctcaaagtcactcAGTCAATAACAGAACTAGGACTGGAACCCATGCCTGCTGATCCCAGGCCCAGAGCTATTTCCCCTGTGCCATGATACGAATCACAGGTCAGAGGACAGTGTCTGGTCAACTGCAGCTCCTATCCTACCTGAGTAATATGAGATCTCAGATTCCTTCCTCCAAGTTTCCAGACCCCAGGAAGGCCCACTGGCCCTGATGGAGCCTCAACAATGGTGAGCACGGGCACCCTCGGAGCCCTGGGAGGGATCAGGTCTGCAGCCAAGCCCCAGACCCCTCTTCCTCCTGGAGATGGAGGCAGTCTCCCATCTTCCCTACCCACCAGTTCTTTCTGTCTATTCAAGGCTTTCTCTCACTTGCAAGCTGACTGATGGCCCCAGATTCACCCAGCCTCCTCCTAACTCAGGCCCAGCTCAGGGGCCAACAGAGCTGCCCAGCTGTGCCTGACCTTGGAGCCTTGTATGACATCAGCCCAGTTGCCATGGTGATGGATGCTTgaggttttataattttcttcctttttaaaaaaatcttaaaatttttttctctgaacaaTAAGAGGAGAAAGTAATACCATggctgagtaaaaaaaaaactaagagagaaagagacagtgaAAGAGGAAATGGAGTGAGTgacatggaaggaaggaagaataggGGCacagagggggaggagggagccagTATAGTGAAAGAGTAAAGGTCAGCCCAGCTTGAGGGAGATTCAAAGTCAATTTAAGAGTCAGCAACCTGGGAATTAAGCTGGAGAAGACTGAGGAAAGGGTGTATGGGTTGGGGGGGGGGTGCCTAGCAGGCAGAGTAAGCTACAGCAAGACAAACCAGCTGTGAGTAGTCAAAGCCATCTGTGACCAAGGACAGGCACTTGTTCCCCAGACAGGACGTAACAGTTGGCTGGGGACAGCCTGACGCAGAACTGGGGCACATGGACAGAGGGCAGTGCCACAGGGAGCCAGGTTCCCCACAGCGATGGGACCTGGTACTTCCAGTACTTATAAATAAACAGGCATGTGGGAAACGCACATTCTTTCTCcaagaaatataatttatgttttcagccagtttttttctccctaaagaAAACACTACCATGTGGGGCTGCTGCCCCTGACAGTGTCCCTGAgtgtccccagccctggccctgtcCTCCCATTATTGCTTGAGTGGGAAAGATCTGGCCCTGGGAATTGCACAGTGAGGCCCCACTCCTCAGCCCCTTGAGGCTGTCCCTGGTGACGAGCGGAGGCACACAGTGCTCGTCCCATGCCCCATGCCGTGCCAGCCACACTGACTGTGCCCATTTAAGGGAATGGAGAGTACAGGCAGTGGGAGAGGCTCTGGAGCAGGCTCCCAGAGCAGAGAGCCTCTCTCTGTGCAGGAGGCCCTAGAGGCACAGTGGCTTCTTTTCAACTTGACAGCTGGAAGGCTCAGGCTgtggagaagggaggaagagctCTCTGCTCCCAGCAAGATTCCAGGCCCAAGCTGGGAGAGTGGAAGAGAATAAAAGGCAGGGGTGGAGACCCTGCCTTCTGAGCCTCCCTTCCCCATAAAAATTTTAGGGGGCCTGGGAAGGGAGGTGTGTACGATGAGCCCCGGTGGAGGGGCAAGAGCAACTGTGGTGTTAGGGCCCCTATCCCAGTTTCCCATTCCTGTCCTGGGCACCAGCCCCAACTTCaagcccctgcccctggcccaggCCCTCTCCCAAGCGTACTTCTGCCTCACAAAGGCGTGCAGTCCACCCAGAGGTAGTGGCTTCTGCACCAGAAAGGGTGGGTCCAGGAGTTCCAAAGtccaggaggaaggaggctgGTGGTCACCCAGACTCAGCCAGAGGTGATGATTCCACAGACAACGGTGATCCTGGTGCTGGGAGGAAGCTGACACCTCTACTGTGTTGTCAGTGACTCTGTCAGAGACTAGTTGGACCTGTAAGGGGACTGGAGGGAGCGGAGACTTCTTGGTCTTAGAACTGCCCAGAGATCAGCCAGGAGGCAGTCATCTTACTACCCTGGAATATCTGAAGATAGTCCCCGGGCCTGCCGGTCCCCCACAGCTCACTCAAAGAAGCCTCTCCGCTGCCCCAAGTAGGGGCCCACAGCTCCCACAGACCCTCCCAGAGCTCCTCCTCCCAGAGTGGCGGAAGTCCATCACCCAGAGCACAGGCTCAGGTGCCCAGTCCTGGAGCGGCTTCCAGGGCTCGGAGGCTGCCCTCGGGGGGCCCCAGAGCCCGGGAGACCCCGCCCCCTATGAGCAGGTCTTCCTCCTCCTCGTCGTCGAAGGCCCGCGCTGGGCACCGAGGCCGCGGCCGAGGCGTGGGCTCGTCGCGCTCGGCCATGCGTTCGACTGCGCCCTCGCCCACGAGGAAGACGGTGTCCGCGACGCGCGGTGGCCCGGTGACCGGGTTGTGATCGTAGGAGAAGACGCGCAGGGCGCGAAGCGGGTGCAGGTCGGGGAAGCCGCCCAGGTGGTTGCGGTCAAGGTCGAGGATGTGCAGGCGGCCCATGCGCAGCAGCGCGGGGGGAAACTCCTCGAAGCGGTTGCCGTAGAGCCAGAGGCCACGCAGGCCCGTCATGCGCGGCAGCTCGGCGGGCAGCGCGCGCAGCCGATTGTCGCCCATCTGCAGGGACTGCAGCGCCACTAGGCGCAGCAGCGGCCGCGGGAAGCGCCGCAGGAAGTTGCCCTCGATCCAAAGGCAGCGCAGGCTCTGCAGCTGCGCGAACTCGGCGGGCAGAGCCAGCAGCCGGTTGCCACCCAGGTAGAGGCGCGTGAGGCGCGGCAGGCGACACAGGCCGTCAGGCAAGCGTTCGAGTTTGTTGAAGTCCAGAGCCAGGATGCGCAGCTCGCGCAGCTCCTCGATCTCCTCCGGCAGCTCGCGCAGCCCGGTGCCGCTCACGTACAGCTTCTGCAGGCGGCTCAGCGCGCACACGGCGCTGGGCAGCCGCCGCAGCCGCCTCCCGCTCAGCTCCAGCTGCTGCTCGCCGCCGCGCAGCTGCTCCTCCGCGTCCGACGGCAGCTCGTCTGGCGTGGACTCGGCGATGCCCATGGTCACGGGCCCCGGCCGGGgccggcgccgccgccgccgacgCGGGCAGACATCTCTGCGCCCCGCAGCCTCCCCGACGGGGCCGAGGCTGTGCCGACTCCGGGGCCCCCCGCCCCGGCCTGCCCCTGCGCCGGGAGGGGGGCCGTGCAGGGCCGGGAGGAGGCGCCCGCTTGGAGCCCCGCCGCCGCGCGCCGTTCTCCGCCGCCCGCCCTCGGGCCTCCCCCGCTCCCTCCGCCGGAGGCCGACTGGCTTAGGTTCGCGCTGACTCTCAGCTCAGCGACCCGTCGCCCTGGCAACCCCCGACGCGCGTGCGGCTGCCAATGAGACGGAGGGAgggcggggtggggcggggccaAGGTGCCACCAGAGCCTGGTCCTGGCACCCTTGCCCGACACCCGTCGGCGCTTCCGGGAGCCAGCGCTCGCCAAGGGAACCCAAGGTCGACGCCCCGCAAGCCTGGCACTATGCCAACACAGCCCCGACGTCCGATGCTGTCTACACCTCCAGACACAGCAAACTGCTTGTTGCGGAGTTGTGCGCGTCCAGAGAGGCATGTCCCGGAAGGACCCAAGGATCGAGGAAACGCCGGAGTGGGACCCAGAACTCTGGACTGCGGCTTTCGAGGAGGAACTGAAGAGCAAGATCACTGCCAGCTATTCAGGTCCAGCGGCTTGCCAGTCTCCCTGCGGGGGTCACTTTAGGATAGTAACGCGGAACGGTATTACTTTCTGGTCCTTTCCAGAGTATCAGAGGATTTGCAGGGACTCAGGGGTTGGCTCCGTCCCTCTCCCCGCCCCGGATACCCCCATTGCCCAAACAAATCCCCCGTTAATGCACTCACGCCCCTATCTCCTGCCATGTCTCCCCAGCTGCGCTCAAGGTCTCGCGTAGCTGCCGTGGACAGAAGAGTGGGACAAGTGAGCCGCCTTTGAGCTCCGCCAACGCCCGCTCCCATCGTGTAACTCCTCCTGCGCATGCTCCCACAAACAGGCTGGCGCCGCCGCCTTCTCCGCTCCCATTCAGAGTCCTGCCAGACTCCTGGCAGAAACACTCGCTCCCATTTATTGTGCGCCTGCCACGTGCCCAGCACTCTGCTGACAGCGTGGCACTGAATCTTTGCAACACGCCTATGAGGTAGGTAACCCTCGTTACCCCAGTCTTAAAGGGGGAGAAACTTAGGCTCTGAGAGGTTTGACTTGAGCTGGGTGACTTGCCCAACGTCACCTGGTTGTGAGTAGCTGGAatgtgaacccaggcagtctgctcTTAACCGTACCACGCCAATAAATAGAAATGATGATGACGCCACCTCTCGCAATGAATTCCCTCACAACGCAGTCACTAACTCTAAGGCTAAAACTTTCAAGTAAGCATTATTAATACCACATCAAAGATGAGGGAAGTAGCCCCGGAGCGATTAGGCAACTTGCTTAAGGTTACACAGTGAGTAGGATTACAGCCAAGCAGCTGGGTCTGCGGACTCAAAGCCTTTTCCGTGGTGCTTTCCCTTGAAAGTAGCTGGTGTGACAACGTAACTGGCTGTACAGACAGACCTCTGGGCAGCAGCCAGCCCTCTGCCCCCCACACTCCCGGCCCCacccaggcagggagggaggccccCCCAAGGGCTGAAACCAGCGACTGCAACATGATGGTGCTATCCCCTATGATGTAAGCTCCACAGGGCAGGCAAGTTAGTCTCCTTCCTCGCTGGGACAgggtctggcatatagtaaacaTTCAATGAAAATCTTTAACGTTTTTTTAAATGGAGGCAAACTTTACATACTGTGAAATGCATAGATTGTATGTGTACAGTTAGATGAATTCTGACAAATGTAAACACCCACATAATGTTTCCTTTACTCAGAAGGTTTCCTTGTGCCCCTTCCAGTCAATCCCCACCTTGAAGAGGCAACCAGGATCATGACCTCTATCATCATGGATCTGTTTTGCCTGTTcctgaatttcatataaatgagatTATTTAGTGCCTACTTTTCTGGctcctggcttcttttgctcagatACTCAATATGTATTTTTGGGGCAAAAGTATGAAAGGGCAGAGCAACAGCAGTTGTAATCAGGCGAGGAGTGTCATGGGGTAAACAGGTGATGGGGACCCAGAGGCAGGTATTGCTCTGAGCCAGGAACCAGCCACCGGACCCTGTCCTGGGAGGGAGACTGACAAGATGAAGACGAGACTCCAGGTTAGGTAGGGGCCTCAGGCAGAGAATAGGTGGAGCCCAGGCTCCAGATGAAAGGTGTAGAAGGAATCTGAGCCCCAGCCAGAGGGGTTCCAAGCTCCTATGTAGGACCCAATCCAGCTCTCTCCCTTCTACTCATTTGGGAGAACATCTTGGTAGAGGTGATACCTCAGAGACTAGAAAGCTCAGGAAAACCCAGCCAGGCAGATGGAAAGACTATCACAAGCAGTTTCCCCAAGGGAACATTCACTGCGGAGGAGGAAGCCCAGCCAGCCCCCTCCACACATGCTCAAAGCTGGCACTCCATCATCAGGCAGCCCTCTGGGGCTCTGCCAGCAGGGGCAGGGGCCACATGAGTGCCTGCAACTCATACACCAGCCTAGCAGAGCTTACTGGACCCAAGGACACGGGCGACTAGCCCTCTTTTTTCTGAGGTGTTTTTTCTTGCTCTCTGTAGATCATGTACCTTCACCTCCCACCAGGCCCTGCTCAGTGGGTAAAGGTAAAATGTGCTGGCGTTCCAGGCCCACGCAGGCTGGCAGCGGGCAATGATGTTGATGAATCACACTGGCACTGCGGGTGCCCAGTCCTTGTTGAGGCATCAGTAATGAATTAGCTTCACCCCCAGCACGGAGCCTCTCAGCCTTTCTCCAAtctccaggaagg from the Manis javanica isolate MJ-LG chromosome 11, MJ_LKY, whole genome shotgun sequence genome contains:
- the LRRC10B gene encoding leucine-rich repeat-containing protein 10B; translated protein: MGIAESTPDELPSDAEEQLRGGEQQLELSGRRLRRLPSAVCALSRLQKLYVSGTGLRELPEEIEELRELRILALDFNKLERLPDGLCRLPRLTRLYLGGNRLLALPAEFAQLQSLRCLWIEGNFLRRFPRPLLRLVALQSLQMGDNRLRALPAELPRMTGLRGLWLYGNRFEEFPPALLRMGRLHILDLDRNHLGGFPDLHPLRALRVFSYDHNPVTGPPRVADTVFLVGEGAVERMAERDEPTPRPRPRCPARAFDDEEEEDLLIGGGVSRALGPPEGSLRALEAAPGLGT